The following are encoded together in the Parabacteroides chongii genome:
- a CDS encoding glycosyltransferase family 4 protein, with translation MTITFYSNFLNHHQLSLCNEFINIIGLDNFKFVASQKIDYERIEMGYEDMNVKYSFVIKAYESEAELMMAKELAKKSDVAIMGANSNQFCKIRMKVNKLTFRFSERFFKNGTWHRFIPTTAYTIYKNYTLYREKSLYVLCASAYLAEDLALLGFPKSKCFRWGYFPAMKFYEGPVMSLKSSDKIELLWVGRMIWWKHPEDAVYTLDYLLKKGLCCHLTMIGEGKKRKEVEALSRKLGIQENILFKNFCSEQEVRRYMEYANIYIFSSGREEGWGAVLNEAMNSGCLVVANEHAGSTPFLIQQGKNGLVYKGSHHGLMKCLDMIVEDKSIISKMGEQAYYSICEIWNYRVAANNFVKLSQALMNNDSEKSILFGPGSAYYY, from the coding sequence ATGACTATAACATTCTACTCTAATTTTCTGAATCATCACCAACTTTCTCTTTGTAATGAATTCATCAATATAATAGGTTTAGATAATTTTAAATTTGTAGCCTCTCAAAAAATTGATTATGAGCGTATTGAAATGGGTTATGAGGATATGAATGTGAAATATTCGTTTGTGATAAAAGCTTATGAAAGTGAGGCTGAATTAATGATGGCGAAGGAGCTCGCAAAAAAAAGTGATGTGGCTATTATGGGGGCGAATAGTAACCAGTTTTGTAAGATTAGGATGAAAGTCAACAAATTGACTTTTCGATTTTCAGAACGTTTTTTTAAAAATGGAACTTGGCATCGATTTATTCCAACAACAGCTTATACAATTTATAAAAACTATACTCTTTATCGAGAAAAGTCTTTGTATGTTTTATGCGCAAGTGCTTATTTAGCAGAAGATTTAGCTTTGTTGGGATTTCCTAAGTCTAAGTGTTTCAGATGGGGATATTTCCCAGCAATGAAATTCTATGAAGGACCAGTGATGAGTCTTAAATCATCAGATAAGATTGAATTACTTTGGGTCGGTCGAATGATTTGGTGGAAGCATCCAGAAGATGCGGTATATACATTAGATTATCTTCTTAAAAAAGGACTTTGCTGTCATCTTACCATGATTGGTGAGGGGAAGAAGCGTAAAGAGGTAGAAGCTCTTTCGCGTAAATTAGGAATTCAAGAAAATATTCTTTTTAAAAATTTTTGTTCAGAGCAAGAAGTTCGCCGATATATGGAATATGCAAATATTTATATTTTTAGTAGTGGTCGTGAAGAAGGTTGGGGAGCAGTTCTAAATGAAGCGATGAATAGTGGTTGTTTGGTTGTTGCGAACGAACATGCAGGTTCTACACCTTTTCTTATCCAACAAGGAAAAAACGGATTAGTCTATAAAGGTTCTCATCACGGCTTGATGAAATGTTTAGATATGATTGTTGAGGATAAATCAATAATATCAAAAATGGGAGAACAGGCTTATTATTCTATTTGTGAAATTTGGAATTACCGTGTAGCTGCAAATAACTTCGTAAAACTATCTCAGGCGTTGATGAATAATGATAGTGAAAAATCTATATTGTTTGGGCCGGGTAGTGCATATTATTATTAA
- a CDS encoding polysaccharide pyruvyl transferase family protein, with the protein MSKKKIGILTHPLINNYGGILQTFALQTYLQHFDFEVVILDRRNNRGVIKRLALAMLNAIPFTPYWKARIRVRKLTSFINTHIHRTKAIYSDWEFKKVCDKNIFDVIVVGSDQVWRADFASPRGGLYFLDFIPKNSKTKKIAYAASLGYDDWRYTFETTIKIQEWVSDFIAVSVREESAVKLCKENMHVDATHVLDPTFLLPVTEYDKLASTRLVIGKYIFVYWLGDRESLRKAILPFINKGYTIIEQSLRGNNIQMSIEDWLSYIKYADRVITDSFHGCVFSLIFHKQFIIHANQSGGTTRLASLFKMLNIEGIFNNSDYMIDYIALDNTLITLRNFSKEFLFKALEI; encoded by the coding sequence ATGTCTAAAAAGAAAATAGGAATTCTTACTCATCCTTTGATAAACAATTACGGAGGTATTCTTCAAACTTTTGCTTTGCAAACTTATTTGCAGCATTTTGATTTTGAGGTAGTGATACTTGACCGCCGTAATAACAGAGGGGTTATAAAGAGGTTGGCACTTGCAATGTTGAATGCGATTCCTTTTACCCCATATTGGAAGGCCAGAATACGAGTGAGAAAATTAACTTCATTTATCAATACTCATATTCATCGGACTAAAGCTATTTATAGTGATTGGGAATTTAAGAAGGTTTGTGACAAGAATATTTTTGATGTTATTGTAGTAGGGAGTGATCAAGTATGGCGTGCAGACTTTGCTTCACCACGTGGTGGATTATATTTTTTGGATTTTATACCTAAGAATTCAAAGACGAAAAAGATAGCCTATGCAGCTTCGCTAGGGTATGATGACTGGCGGTATACTTTTGAAACAACTATTAAGATACAAGAATGGGTATCTGATTTTATAGCGGTATCTGTTCGTGAGGAATCTGCGGTAAAGCTTTGTAAGGAGAATATGCATGTGGATGCTACTCATGTGTTAGACCCTACATTCTTATTGCCTGTTACAGAATATGACAAGTTGGCTTCAACTAGATTAGTTATAGGGAAGTATATTTTTGTCTATTGGTTAGGTGATAGGGAAAGTCTTCGTAAAGCTATACTTCCGTTTATTAATAAAGGATATACAATTATAGAACAAAGTCTAAGAGGGAATAATATACAGATGTCTATTGAAGATTGGTTGTCGTATATCAAGTATGCAGATCGTGTAATTACAGATTCTTTTCATGGATGTGTTTTTTCTTTGATATTTCATAAACAATTTATTATTCATGCTAATCAGTCGGGAGGAACGACTCGTCTTGCATCGTTGTTTAAGATGCTGAATATAGAAGGAATATTTAATAACTCTGACTATATGATTGATTATATTGCATTAGATAATACATTAATAACTTTGCGAAATTTTTCAAAAGAATTTCTCTTTAAGGCATTAGAAATATGA
- a CDS encoding Coenzyme F420 hydrogenase/dehydrogenase, beta subunit C-terminal domain, whose product MKKLVLKSEDCCGCEACVQRCPRKCITLEVDCEGFLFPYIDENLCINCGLCKKVCPVIHSNISSIPIKVFAAINSNEEVRLESSSGGIFSLLGEKILKQKGVVFGAKFDTEFGVIHDFIEMKEELILFRGSKYLQSHIDRSFIQAQFFLKQGRKVLFSGTPCQIAGLRRFLNYDYENLMTVDIICHGVPSPSVWKRYLSENFHLKPSYNISFRDKCRGWKTYCFSITDSLTGEKIFIEPAVKNSFLSGFVAGLFLRKSCYSCKFKNNTSGSDITLGDLWNAKRYDDCVIDDDKGINVVLANTQKGISLLKEVGYFPSIDYLNVIMDNPSLVYPTKKTIKRKVFYSCNDLTVNEIVNRLLKQSFVQRNVFLTYSLFKCLKRK is encoded by the coding sequence ATGAAAAAGTTAGTGTTAAAGAGTGAAGACTGCTGTGGATGTGAGGCTTGTGTGCAACGATGTCCACGTAAATGTATTACATTAGAAGTGGATTGTGAGGGATTTCTTTTTCCATATATAGATGAAAATTTATGTATAAATTGTGGTTTATGTAAAAAGGTTTGTCCTGTAATTCACTCTAACATTTCTAGTATTCCTATTAAAGTGTTTGCTGCAATAAATTCAAACGAAGAAGTTCGTTTAGAGAGTTCTTCTGGTGGTATATTTTCTTTATTGGGAGAGAAAATATTGAAACAAAAAGGAGTTGTTTTTGGAGCAAAATTTGATACTGAATTTGGAGTGATACACGATTTTATCGAAATGAAAGAAGAACTTATTTTGTTTCGAGGTTCAAAATATTTACAAAGTCATATAGATAGAAGTTTCATCCAAGCACAATTTTTCTTAAAACAAGGTCGTAAGGTACTGTTTAGTGGTACTCCATGTCAAATAGCGGGACTCAGAAGATTTCTTAATTACGATTATGAAAATCTTATGACTGTAGATATTATATGTCATGGGGTTCCAAGTCCTTCTGTATGGAAGCGTTACCTTTCTGAAAATTTTCATCTAAAGCCATCATATAATATTTCATTTCGTGATAAATGTAGAGGATGGAAAACTTATTGTTTTTCTATAACAGATTCATTGACTGGGGAAAAAATTTTCATTGAACCTGCTGTTAAAAACTCATTTTTATCTGGATTTGTAGCGGGGTTATTTTTAAGAAAATCTTGTTACTCGTGCAAATTTAAGAATAACACAAGTGGTAGTGATATTACTCTTGGAGATTTGTGGAATGCAAAACGATATGATGATTGTGTCATAGATGATGATAAAGGTATAAATGTGGTATTAGCAAATACACAAAAAGGAATATCCTTATTAAAAGAAGTGGGTTATTTTCCTTCTATTGACTATCTAAATGTTATCATGGATAATCCTTCGTTAGTTTATCCAACTAAAAAAACAATAAAACGTAAAGTATTCTATAGTTGCAATGATTTGACTGTTAACGAAATAGTGAACAGACTATTAAAACAATCATTTGTACAACGGAATGTTTTTCTAACTTATAGTTTATTTAAATGTCTAAAAAGAAAATAG
- a CDS encoding oligosaccharide flippase family protein produces the protein MAINQLKVGAALSYVSIALNMVIGLIYAPYMLRMLGQAEYGLYSLAASIIAYLTVLDLGFGNAIVRYTAKFRAEGNVREQQEMFGMFLALYVGLGLIAVIVGSILAINVEDLFSLNMTEDEACKMQIMLWLMTFNLAFTFPMSIWGSIMTAYEKFAFQRIVSIVRTILNPLVMVLLLSIGYKAVAMVVVTTLFNIFTLLINLFYCYSKLNIKIKFGVFNPILLKEISIYSFWIFLSVIMDRIYWSTGQFVLGIFKGTVVVAIYSVAIQLTHMFMMFSTSISGVFLPKVTAMVSTSNSNKEISDLFIRTGRIQYIIMSFILSAFIIFGQSFIRIWAGEAYEEAYYISLLFFFTLLPPMIQNLGITILQARNQMRFRAISYVVIAIFSSLFSIYGARRWGAIGCAYATAGALLLGQGLLMNIYYKKKQKIDIRKFWYEIIKMSVMPVVFVPICIFCINSLSINLDNISTFIYSAIIFTLLYVPLFGFISMNKYERNLFTRPINMLIKRV, from the coding sequence ATGGCTATTAATCAGTTAAAAGTAGGGGCTGCACTAAGTTATGTTTCTATTGCTTTAAATATGGTGATAGGATTAATATATGCACCTTATATGCTTCGAATGTTGGGGCAAGCAGAATATGGTCTTTATTCATTAGCAGCTTCCATAATAGCTTACCTTACAGTGCTTGATCTTGGTTTTGGCAATGCTATTGTACGTTATACTGCCAAATTTAGAGCTGAAGGAAATGTTCGTGAGCAACAGGAAATGTTTGGAATGTTCTTAGCTTTATATGTAGGCCTTGGACTTATTGCAGTCATAGTCGGTAGTATATTGGCTATTAATGTAGAGGATTTGTTTTCATTAAACATGACTGAAGATGAGGCTTGTAAGATGCAAATAATGTTATGGTTAATGACTTTTAATCTAGCATTTACTTTTCCGATGAGTATTTGGGGAAGTATTATGACTGCATATGAAAAATTTGCATTTCAACGGATTGTAAGCATTGTTAGAACAATTTTAAATCCACTAGTGATGGTATTATTGTTATCGATAGGGTATAAAGCTGTTGCGATGGTAGTAGTAACTACTTTATTCAATATTTTTACGTTACTAATCAATTTATTTTATTGTTATTCAAAACTGAATATAAAAATAAAATTTGGAGTATTTAACCCTATTTTGCTAAAAGAAATATCAATATATAGTTTTTGGATTTTCTTAAGTGTGATAATGGATAGAATATATTGGAGTACGGGACAGTTTGTACTTGGTATTTTCAAGGGTACAGTGGTAGTTGCTATTTATTCTGTTGCAATTCAACTAACCCATATGTTTATGATGTTCTCTACATCTATCAGTGGTGTATTTTTACCAAAAGTAACAGCTATGGTTTCTACTAGTAATTCAAATAAAGAAATTTCAGATTTATTTATCCGTACTGGAAGGATTCAGTATATTATCATGTCTTTTATTCTTAGTGCTTTTATCATATTTGGACAATCTTTTATAAGAATTTGGGCCGGTGAAGCTTATGAAGAAGCATATTATATATCGTTACTGTTTTTTTTTACTTTATTACCCCCTATGATTCAAAATCTAGGAATTACTATACTTCAAGCCCGAAATCAAATGCGTTTCAGAGCAATTAGCTATGTAGTTATTGCTATTTTTAGTTCTTTATTCTCAATTTATGGAGCTAGAAGATGGGGGGCTATAGGATGTGCCTATGCGACAGCTGGTGCATTGTTACTTGGTCAAGGTTTACTTATGAATATTTATTATAAAAAGAAGCAAAAAATAGATATTCGAAAATTTTGGTATGAAATAATAAAGATGTCAGTCATGCCTGTTGTTTTTGTTCCTATTTGTATATTTTGCATAAATAGTTTAAGTATAAACTTGGATAACATATCTACTTTTATTTATTCAGCAATAATATTTACCTTATTGTATGTACCTCTTTTTGGATTTATAAGTATGAATAAATATGAACGAAATTTGTTCACTCGTCCCATCAATATGTTAATAAAAAGGGTATGA
- a CDS encoding glycosyltransferase translates to MKVLQINATYANGSTGTIVQDLQQCCEENGIECHVAYAISRIPQHEIKNGYKIGNIVSNKLHALLCRINGKQAYFSFLPTLKLLKYIDKIQPDVIHLHNLHSNYINLNMLLRYIAKHNIATVITMHDCWFFTGGCFHYTDMNCFKWQEQCGNCPKKKQDTPAYLYDKSHEILMDRYKYLNAIKNLTVVGVSDWITKEGKKSVFKNIHCMSIHNGIDTMVFKPTPSNIRKQYGLEDKFVLLGPVTKWLSTINKDVLKTFVAGFDSDMVLLLFGYDKRSIELPNNVKVIGYTSSKEELAKLYSMADVFVNCTREDSLPTINMEAQACGTPVISFANTGVTETVNKQYGECVKTGDVIALLTGIRKIKNDKQHNYSEGLVKWILSEYKKEVNYKKYIELYKGILQ, encoded by the coding sequence ATGAAAGTACTTCAAATTAATGCAACTTATGCTAATGGAAGCACTGGTACCATTGTTCAGGATTTACAACAATGTTGTGAAGAGAATGGGATTGAGTGTCATGTTGCTTATGCAATTTCAAGGATACCACAGCATGAAATAAAAAATGGCTATAAGATTGGCAATATTGTAAGTAATAAGCTACATGCTTTGTTATGTAGAATAAATGGTAAACAGGCTTATTTCTCATTTCTGCCTACATTGAAACTATTGAAGTATATTGATAAAATACAACCAGATGTAATCCATCTTCATAACTTGCATAGTAATTACATCAATTTAAATATGTTATTACGTTATATTGCTAAACATAATATTGCGACAGTGATTACTATGCATGATTGTTGGTTCTTTACAGGTGGTTGTTTTCATTATACTGATATGAATTGCTTTAAATGGCAAGAGCAATGTGGAAATTGTCCTAAGAAAAAACAGGATACACCAGCTTATTTGTATGATAAATCCCATGAAATCTTGATGGATAGATATAAGTATCTCAATGCAATTAAAAATTTGACTGTAGTAGGCGTTTCTGATTGGATTACAAAAGAAGGAAAGAAGTCAGTTTTTAAAAACATACATTGCATGAGTATTCATAATGGTATAGATACTATGGTTTTCAAACCGACACCTTCTAATATCAGAAAACAATATGGTCTTGAAGATAAGTTCGTATTACTTGGACCTGTAACTAAATGGTTGAGTACAATAAATAAAGATGTTTTAAAAACTTTTGTTGCAGGTTTTGATAGTGATATGGTTCTATTGCTGTTTGGTTATGATAAGAGGTCGATAGAATTGCCAAATAATGTCAAGGTTATAGGTTATACTTCGAGTAAAGAAGAATTAGCTAAATTATATTCAATGGCTGATGTTTTTGTAAATTGTACACGAGAAGATTCTCTACCGACTATCAACATGGAAGCGCAAGCTTGTGGCACTCCTGTTATTTCGTTTGCTAATACAGGAGTAACAGAAACAGTGAATAAGCAATATGGTGAATGTGTAAAAACAGGAGATGTTATTGCATTATTAACTGGTATTAGAAAGATTAAAAATGATAAGCAGCATAATTATTCTGAAGGTTTGGTTAAATGGATTTTGTCTGAATACAAAAAAGAAGTTAATTATAAGAAATACATAGAATTATATAAAGGAATTTTACAATAA
- a CDS encoding endonuclease/exonuclease/phosphatase family protein, translated as MKSLNNFFQIFFVVLSILCFIGGRYVEGICIWLSLLTLAVWPILAANLLMGVIQLFTKKKWRCSISLFAILLHTNYLLAVYQLPFWNQQEVADSEGTPLTVVTYNTSHFYWGKKYTMNEAAAYIKELQPDIVCFQEAPGDGYYHRDSIRYAFDYVLYKYISRRTDHLPTTIYSRYPIHSVKALYYENSQNMSLIADVRINNQYIRVINNHFETTSVNAYIGRIIAPNKEFKIRMKAIKELFLQMNRNNRKRADQANTIRTEIENSPYPVLVCGDFNDTPASYAYHQVRKGLTDGFRECGSGYQYTFRQLYKLWRIDYIFYSESLKGRECYSPETSYSDHNMVVWKGFVN; from the coding sequence GTGAAAAGTTTAAATAACTTTTTCCAGATATTCTTTGTTGTATTATCCATCCTCTGTTTTATCGGAGGACGCTATGTTGAAGGAATTTGTATTTGGCTTTCTCTTCTGACTTTAGCTGTTTGGCCGATATTGGCCGCCAATCTGTTGATGGGAGTCATACAATTGTTCACAAAGAAAAAATGGAGATGTTCTATTTCTCTCTTTGCCATTTTGCTCCACACCAATTATTTGCTGGCAGTTTATCAACTGCCTTTCTGGAATCAGCAAGAAGTAGCAGACTCGGAAGGAACCCCATTGACTGTCGTTACTTACAATACCAGTCATTTTTATTGGGGCAAGAAGTACACAATGAATGAAGCTGCCGCTTATATAAAGGAGCTTCAGCCCGATATTGTCTGCTTTCAGGAAGCACCCGGCGATGGTTATTACCACCGTGACAGTATCCGATACGCCTTTGATTATGTTTTGTATAAATATATCAGCCGGCGTACCGACCATTTACCAACAACGATTTACAGCCGTTACCCCATCCATTCGGTAAAGGCTCTTTATTATGAAAATTCTCAGAACATGTCATTGATAGCTGATGTACGGATAAACAATCAATACATCCGCGTAATCAACAATCATTTTGAGACGACAAGCGTCAATGCTTATATAGGTAGAATCATTGCGCCTAATAAAGAGTTTAAGATCCGTATGAAAGCCATCAAAGAATTGTTTCTACAGATGAATCGCAATAACCGGAAACGGGCAGACCAAGCAAATACAATCCGTACAGAGATTGAAAATTCTCCTTATCCTGTACTTGTTTGCGGAGATTTCAATGATACACCGGCTTCTTATGCATACCATCAGGTTCGAAAAGGGTTGACTGATGGCTTTCGGGAATGTGGAAGTGGGTATCAATATACATTCCGACAGTTGTATAAGCTTTGGAGGATAGATTATATTTTTTATTCGGAGTCGTTGAAAGGGAGAGAGTGCTATTCTCCGGAGACGTCTTATAGTGACCATAATATGGTAGTTTGGAAAGGATTTGTGAATTAA
- a CDS encoding UDP-N-acetylglucosamine 4,6-dehydratase family protein: MTFISLFRYFSKLRYFNQWIIFLIDLFLSGCSTLISLGLLSYVLAFNYSIHIFAIALFSSTLCSALSFVCFKSYKGVIRHSAFTEVGRILLVTFLKILLLIPVIAYLATELTFRNILLGTLIDLFLTFFLLTLFRVTLITLYHLVLNISNRDKLLIYGSENRTTALFGASLNDKLMYQVEGYLRFGNKSSLRIGGYKVYSVRDQIEFNSLVNRKNIKAILFTDFQAIKAESERLIRYCEKKKVRMLMLPTIDELREGSKTLHNLPAVRIEDLLGRDEIHINMEEIANSLQGKVVLVTGAAGSIGSELCRQLCHFGLKQLILFDSAETPMHNIRLELEEKFPEVRFVPVMGDIRMIDRVESVFSRFHPQIVFHAAAYKHVPLMEENPCEAIHTNVYGTHNVADMAVKYEVDKFIMISTDKAVNPTNVMGASKRLAEIYVQSLSTAISRGLHPGKTRFITTRFGNVLGSNGSVIPRFREQLAKGGPLTVTHPDIIRYFMTIPEACRLVLEAAFMGKGNEIFVFDMGTPVKIADLARRMIELAGLVPDKDIEIQYTGLRPGEKLYEELLAIKENTLPTSNEKIYRAQVREYDFNEINNLMEPLVHLALCVDKVGTVKMMKEIVPEFKSKNSEYEALDKQQ, encoded by the coding sequence ATGACGTTTATTTCACTGTTTCGTTATTTCTCCAAATTAAGGTATTTTAATCAATGGATAATTTTCTTGATTGATTTGTTCCTTTCCGGCTGCTCTACTTTGATTTCTTTGGGGCTTCTCTCTTATGTTTTAGCTTTTAACTATTCGATACACATATTTGCCATAGCACTGTTTTCTTCTACATTATGCAGTGCCCTTAGCTTTGTCTGCTTTAAGAGCTATAAAGGTGTTATTCGCCATTCTGCCTTCACCGAGGTTGGCCGCATCCTTCTGGTCACTTTCCTGAAGATATTGCTGTTGATACCGGTTATCGCTTATCTGGCAACCGAACTGACTTTCCGTAATATCTTATTAGGAACTCTGATCGATCTGTTCTTAACATTCTTCCTGCTGACCCTTTTCCGGGTGACACTGATTACACTGTATCATTTGGTCCTGAATATATCCAATCGCGACAAGCTTCTGATTTACGGAAGTGAAAACCGTACAACAGCCCTGTTCGGAGCCTCCTTGAATGATAAGCTGATGTACCAGGTTGAAGGATATCTTCGTTTCGGCAATAAATCTTCATTACGTATAGGCGGATATAAAGTCTATTCCGTTAGAGATCAGATTGAATTTAACAGCTTGGTTAACAGGAAAAATATCAAAGCCATTCTTTTCACAGACTTCCAAGCCATCAAAGCCGAAAGCGAACGCCTGATCCGTTACTGTGAAAAGAAGAAAGTCCGTATGCTGATGCTTCCGACTATCGACGAACTCAGAGAGGGAAGCAAAACATTGCATAATCTCCCTGCCGTACGTATCGAAGATCTATTGGGTCGTGATGAAATCCATATAAATATGGAGGAAATCGCAAACTCCCTTCAAGGAAAAGTTGTTTTGGTAACCGGAGCAGCCGGTTCGATTGGTAGTGAACTATGCCGTCAGCTATGCCATTTCGGTTTAAAGCAATTGATCTTATTCGACAGTGCGGAAACACCGATGCACAACATACGCCTGGAACTGGAAGAAAAATTCCCCGAAGTCCGGTTCGTGCCTGTCATGGGAGATATCCGTATGATCGACCGTGTCGAGAGCGTATTCAGCCGCTTTCATCCTCAGATCGTCTTCCATGCCGCCGCCTACAAACATGTGCCTTTGATGGAGGAAAACCCCTGTGAAGCCATTCATACGAACGTCTATGGTACTCACAACGTAGCCGATATGGCAGTAAAATATGAGGTAGACAAATTCATCATGATCTCTACTGACAAAGCCGTAAATCCAACGAATGTAATGGGTGCATCCAAGCGCCTGGCCGAAATCTATGTTCAAAGTCTAAGTACTGCGATCAGTAGAGGACTGCATCCCGGAAAGACTCGTTTTATTACGACTCGTTTTGGAAATGTCCTGGGAAGTAATGGCTCGGTTATTCCCCGTTTCCGGGAACAATTGGCAAAAGGAGGTCCGCTGACAGTAACTCACCCCGATATTATCCGTTACTTCATGACTATCCCGGAAGCCTGTCGCCTGGTGCTGGAAGCCGCTTTTATGGGAAAGGGAAATGAGATATTCGTATTCGACATGGGAACACCTGTAAAGATAGCCGATTTGGCACGCCGTATGATTGAACTGGCAGGTCTTGTCCCTGATAAAGATATAGAGATTCAGTACACAGGTCTTCGTCCGGGCGAGAAACTCTACGAAGAACTTTTGGCTATAAAGGAGAATACGCTGCCGACATCGAATGAAAAGATTTATCGTGCCCAGGTTCGCGAATACGATTTCAATGAAATCAATAATTTAATGGAACCGTTGGTTCACCTGGCTCTCTGCGTTGATAAAGTCGGAACGGTGAAGATGATGAAAGAGATTGTTCCGGAGTTTAAGAGTAAGAATTCGGAATATGAAGCCTTGGACAAACAACAATAA
- a CDS encoding mechanosensitive ion channel family protein: MVNLGSWMNKILIGWGVDPKIANTFDEIIIAALLIVLAVGIDYLCQFIFVGSVRKLSEKSHYFWDTLLIKRKVVHNLVHAIPGILVYALLPMAFIRGKELLLLSQKVCAVYIVFVLLLAINGFILVIMDIYNHKEVNKNRSIKGFIQVFQVLAFFIGGIVIIAILVGKSPATLFAGLGASAAILMLVFKDTILGFVAGIQLSANDMLRPGDWITVPGSNANGVVQEITLNTVKIQNFDNTISTIPPYTLVNNSFQNWRGMVESGGRRVMKSIFLDLNTIKFCTPDMLDTFRKEIPLLSDYQPDKGVTPTNSQMFRIYVERYLNSLPVVNTDLDLIISQLQSTEYGVPIQIYFFSRNKVWKEYERIQSDIFDHFFAMVPKFELKVYQYSD; this comes from the coding sequence ATGGTGAACTTAGGTAGTTGGATGAACAAGATCCTCATTGGATGGGGAGTCGATCCAAAAATTGCAAACACTTTCGATGAGATTATCATTGCTGCATTGCTGATTGTTTTAGCGGTCGGCATCGATTATCTATGTCAGTTTATTTTTGTGGGTAGTGTACGGAAGCTGTCGGAGAAAAGTCACTATTTCTGGGATACACTGCTGATCAAACGAAAAGTAGTGCACAATTTGGTGCATGCCATTCCCGGTATTTTGGTGTACGCATTGCTTCCTATGGCTTTTATCCGGGGAAAAGAGTTATTGCTGCTCTCTCAAAAAGTGTGCGCTGTCTATATCGTATTCGTCTTACTATTGGCGATCAACGGATTTATCCTTGTGATAATGGATATATACAATCACAAGGAAGTGAATAAAAACCGGTCGATAAAAGGTTTCATACAGGTATTCCAGGTGCTGGCTTTCTTTATCGGCGGTATTGTAATTATAGCTATTCTGGTCGGTAAATCACCCGCCACCTTGTTTGCCGGACTGGGTGCTTCAGCAGCGATCCTAATGCTGGTGTTTAAAGACACGATACTCGGATTTGTAGCAGGCATACAACTTTCTGCCAACGATATGTTGCGACCGGGCGACTGGATCACAGTTCCGGGATCGAATGCCAACGGTGTCGTGCAGGAAATTACGTTGAACACTGTAAAAATACAGAATTTCGATAATACGATTTCCACAATTCCACCCTATACATTGGTCAATAATTCCTTCCAAAACTGGCGGGGAATGGTCGAATCCGGCGGACGACGGGTCATGAAATCGATCTTTCTCGATCTGAATACAATTAAATTCTGTACACCGGATATGCTGGATACGTTCCGCAAGGAGATTCCTCTCCTCTCCGATTACCAGCCGGATAAAGGGGTTACGCCCACCAATTCGCAGATGTTCCGTATCTATGTGGAACGTTATCTGAACAGTTTGCCTGTTGTCAACACAGACCTCGACCTGATCATCAGCCAGCTTCAATCGACCGAATACGGCGTGCCTATTCAAATCTATTTCTTTTCCCGTAATAAAGTATGGAAAGAGTATGAACGCATCCAGTCGGATATATTCGATCATTTCTTTGCGATGGTGCCTAAGTTCGAACTGAAAGTATATCAATACTCGGACTGA